One Camelina sativa cultivar DH55 chromosome 3, Cs, whole genome shotgun sequence genomic window carries:
- the LOC104778205 gene encoding probable 2-oxoglutarate-dependent dioxygenase AOP1: MYPNMESILNTTKVPILDFTREQDLKPRTSAWRSISRDACEALEEYGCFVAVYDGITQQLDDSVFAAAKDLFDLPTETKMKNVNEKPYHGYVGQMPIIPLHEGLGIDYVTNKEDAKKFTNLMWPQGNDQFCKTIHSFSNAVAELDRLVVRMLFENYDVEKYYESHFESKTYLLKFLMYLAPPESVSMPAFPQHTDKTFLTILHQNDVNGLEVKSKDGEWISLQLPLQSYVVMAGDISMGWSNDRIRSCEHRVTMVGDKVRYTIGLFSFLTGSVSIPEELVDDEHPLMYKPFNNIALINFFATKEGREANSTLKAYCGTED, translated from the exons ATGTATCCAAATATGGAATCAATCCTGAACACTACTAAGGTTCCGATTCTTGATTTCACGAGAGAGCAAGACTTAAAACCAAGAACGTCTGCGTGGCGTTCCATTTCGAGAGATGCTTGTGAGGCCTTAGAGGAATACGGCTGTTTCGTGGCGGTTTACGATGGAATAACGCAGCAACTAGACGATTCAGTCTTTGCCGCTGCTAAGGATCTGTTCGATCTCCCGACggagacgaagatgaagaatgtAAATGAGAAGCCGTACCACGGCTACGTTGGTCAAATGCCTATAATCCCTCTTCACGAGGGTCTTGGAATTGATTATGTTACCAACAAAGAAGATGCTAAGAAATTCACTAATCTCATGTGGCCTCAAGGAAATGATCAGTTTTG CAAAACCATACACAGTTTTTCAAACGCAGTTGCGGAATTGGACCGGCTAGTGGTGAGGATGTTATTCGAGAACTACGATGTTGAGAAATACTACGAATCTCACTTCGAATCAAAGACTTACCTACTCAAATTTCTCATGTATTTGGCTCCACCAGAGTCTGTCTCAATGCCAGCTTTTCCTCAGCACACAGACAAGACTTTCTTAACGATACTTCACCAAAACGATGTAAATGGTTTAGAGGTAAAGTCAAAAGACGGTGAATGGATTTCCCTTCAACTCCCACTCCAGTCATACGTCGTCATGGCCGGTGACATCTCTATG GGTTGGAGCAATGACAGGATACGTTCTTGTGAACATAGAGTGACAATGGTAGGTGACAAGGTGAGGTACACTATAGGTCTTTTCTCGTTCCTTACGGGCTCGGTTTCTATTCCTGAGGAGCTTGTGGATGACGAACATCCTCTTATGTATAAGCCATTCAATAACATCGCTCTCATAAACTTCTTTGCAACCAAAGAAGGCCGTGAAGCAAATTCCACTCTCAAAGCATATTGTGGTACAGAAGATTGA